In Aliarcobacter faecis, a genomic segment contains:
- a CDS encoding tRNA pseudouridine(13) synthase TruD, with the protein MIKRVYPLNDKTLNFRFLQNEEDFIVEEQPIKFSNSGNFIVLEITKQNCDTWELIDRLSKFFGIFSNEIGYAGLKDKRATTTQYITIPKKYSKEIKNFKSKKIEIKELCLHNKKLNIGDLQGNRFKINLYEVEKIDIFHIEKILKIISKLGMPNYFGYQRFGKDVKDNLDKAKELLFGDGRIKDKKVAKMLMSAYQSTFFNAWLVERLRLEKNSFKLLDGDIFYDIENDKFFTPKIINEKILNDFKEQLITPTGLLPGRDVFKARDAALKIEQRYDDSAINEKGYRREAVVFPKNIVCKYDMENKKCSLDFVLPKGSYATVLIEFLANRNFS; encoded by the coding sequence TTGATAAAAAGAGTTTATCCTTTAAATGATAAAACTTTAAATTTTAGATTTTTACAAAATGAAGAGGATTTTATAGTTGAAGAGCAACCAATAAAATTCTCTAATTCAGGGAATTTTATAGTTTTAGAGATAACAAAACAAAATTGTGATACTTGGGAATTAATAGATAGATTATCTAAATTCTTTGGTATTTTCTCAAATGAGATAGGTTATGCAGGTCTTAAAGATAAAAGAGCAACTACAACTCAATATATTACTATTCCAAAAAAATATTCAAAAGAGATAAAAAATTTTAAATCAAAAAAGATAGAGATAAAAGAGCTCTGTTTACATAATAAAAAGTTAAATATTGGAGATTTACAAGGAAATAGATTTAAAATAAATCTTTATGAAGTTGAAAAAATAGATATTTTTCATATAGAGAAGATTTTAAAAATTATCTCAAAACTTGGAATGCCAAATTATTTTGGTTACCAAAGATTTGGAAAAGATGTAAAAGATAATTTAGATAAAGCAAAAGAGCTACTTTTTGGAGATGGAAGAATAAAAGATAAAAAAGTTGCAAAAATGTTAATGAGTGCTTATCAAAGTACATTTTTTAATGCTTGGTTAGTTGAAAGATTAAGATTAGAAAAAAATAGTTTTAAACTTTTAGATGGTGATATCTTTTATGATATAGAAAATGATAAATTTTTTACTCCAAAAATTATAAATGAAAAGATATTAAATGATTTTAAGGAACAGTTAATAACTCCAACAGGATTGCTTCCTGGAAGAGATGTTTTTAAAGCAAGAGATGCAGCACTAAAAATTGAGCAAAGATACGATGATAGTGCAATAAATGAAAAAGGGTACAGACGAGAAGCTGTTGTTTTTCCTAAAAATATAGTTTGTAAATATGATATGGAAAATAAAAAGTGTAGTTTAGATTTTGTATTGCCAAAAGGTTCTTATGCTACTGTTTTAATAGAGTTTCTTGCAAATAGAAATTTTTCTTAA
- a CDS encoding S41 family peptidase: MNRLLITTSIAFVLSSSLFAKEKVEEPAQTRFESLSKLTKVIGTVEKYYVDDIKLQEIVDKALKGLMQELDAHSSYLDKKASREMNIQTQGEFGGLGITVGMRDGALTVISPIDDTPAFKAGVKSLDIILKINETSTIGMTLDEAVSMMRGEPNTDIKLTLVRKGDPKPIELKMKRDIIKVQSVFAKKLEGENILYLRVSSFDTKVSTELEKAIKENKDAKGIILDLRNNPGGLLNQAIGVVDMFVKSGVIVSQKGRDASDEEKFEASKLGFKTDLPLVVLVNEGSASASEIVSGALQDHKRAVVIGEKTFGKGSVQAVLPIDNEKTENIKLTIAKYYLPSGRTIQAEGVTPDIIASAGKVTKSDDSAIKIKEADLKKHLEGELNKVDEKIKEEEKAIKDESKKIITKDDLMEDNQLNTSLGILKSLIIMNK; this comes from the coding sequence ATGAATAGATTATTAATTACTACTTCTATTGCATTTGTGCTTAGTTCTAGTTTATTTGCAAAAGAAAAAGTAGAAGAACCTGCACAAACAAGATTTGAATCACTATCAAAATTAACAAAAGTTATCGGAACAGTTGAAAAATACTATGTTGATGATATAAAATTACAAGAAATTGTAGATAAAGCTCTAAAAGGATTAATGCAAGAGCTCGATGCTCATTCAAGTTATCTGGATAAAAAAGCTAGTAGAGAGATGAATATTCAAACTCAAGGCGAGTTTGGTGGTCTTGGAATTACTGTTGGTATGAGAGATGGTGCTTTAACAGTTATCTCTCCCATTGATGACACACCTGCTTTTAAAGCAGGTGTAAAATCACTTGATATTATTTTAAAAATAAATGAAACTTCTACTATTGGGATGACTTTAGATGAAGCTGTAAGTATGATGAGAGGTGAGCCAAATACTGATATTAAACTTACTTTAGTGAGAAAAGGTGATCCAAAACCAATTGAATTAAAAATGAAAAGAGATATTATAAAAGTGCAATCTGTTTTTGCAAAAAAACTTGAAGGTGAAAATATCTTATATCTTAGAGTTTCAAGTTTTGATACAAAAGTATCAACAGAGTTAGAAAAAGCAATAAAAGAGAATAAAGACGCTAAAGGGATAATTTTAGATTTGAGAAATAACCCAGGGGGTCTTTTAAATCAAGCAATTGGTGTTGTTGATATGTTTGTAAAAAGTGGAGTTATTGTTTCTCAAAAAGGTAGAGATGCAAGTGATGAAGAGAAATTTGAAGCAAGTAAGTTAGGTTTTAAAACAGATTTACCTTTAGTTGTTCTTGTAAATGAAGGATCAGCATCTGCTTCTGAGATTGTTAGTGGTGCTTTACAAGATCATAAAAGAGCAGTTGTAATTGGAGAAAAAACTTTTGGAAAAGGTTCAGTTCAAGCTGTACTTCCAATTGATAATGAAAAAACTGAGAATATAAAACTTACAATTGCAAAATATTATTTACCAAGTGGAAGAACTATTCAAGCTGAAGGAGTAACTCCAGATATTATTGCAAGTGCTGGTAAGGTTACAAAAAGTGATGATAGTGCTATTAAGATAAAAGAAGCTGACTTAAAAAAACATCTTGAAGGTGAATTAAATAAAGTTGATGAAAAGATTAAAGAGGAAGAGAAAGCTATAAAAGACGAAAGTAAGAAAATTATCACAAAAGATGATTTAATGGAAGATAATCAGTTAAATACATCTTTAGGAATTTTAAAAAGTTTAATAATAATGAATAAATAA
- a CDS encoding phosphoribosylaminoimidazolesuccinocarboxamide synthase: protein MNIENIKALGLWPDSKKTTTNKGLEELENLGYNLFYIGKNADLYTCPGENAKVLLVRSDRTSVFDIPLNLQIEGKGKVQTAISNFGANFAKKAGIRTAILDENVPSSVKEFERCQMMELCKPLEAEIDGEVVQFELIFRNYLTGSLFEAIKNGLDPYGLNLPSNLQEWHKFDSAIFTPTTKGIKDEPLKTSSVREKFPEIISSLEKLFNDFTAFAKTRGIVVVDTKFEIFVDKNGYWVLGDEVLTPESSRFIALEDFEKGDFISMDKQILRNFGKQENWKEKAKTLKAGEKLEVNVPQEIKDKILSGYNTILERLSK from the coding sequence ATGAATATTGAAAATATTAAAGCATTAGGACTTTGGCCAGATAGTAAAAAAACAACAACTAACAAAGGTTTAGAAGAGTTAGAGAATTTAGGTTATAATCTATTTTATATAGGGAAAAATGCAGATTTATATACTTGTCCAGGTGAGAATGCAAAAGTTTTACTTGTAAGAAGTGATAGAACATCTGTTTTTGATATTCCATTAAATTTACAAATAGAAGGAAAAGGTAAAGTTCAAACAGCTATTTCAAATTTTGGTGCAAATTTTGCAAAGAAAGCTGGAATTAGAACAGCAATTTTAGATGAAAATGTTCCAAGTAGTGTAAAAGAGTTTGAAAGATGTCAAATGATGGAGCTTTGTAAACCACTTGAAGCTGAAATTGATGGTGAAGTTGTTCAGTTTGAGTTAATTTTTAGAAATTATCTAACTGGTTCACTGTTTGAAGCTATTAAAAATGGACTTGATCCTTATGGACTAAATTTACCTTCAAATTTACAAGAGTGGCACAAATTTGATAGTGCAATTTTTACTCCTACAACAAAAGGTATTAAAGATGAGCCTTTAAAAACAAGCAGTGTAAGAGAGAAATTTCCTGAAATAATTTCTAGTTTAGAAAAATTATTTAATGATTTTACAGCTTTCGCAAAAACAAGAGGAATAGTTGTAGTTGATACAAAATTTGAAATATTTGTAGATAAAAATGGTTATTGGGTTTTAGGTGATGAAGTTTTAACTCCTGAAAGTTCAAGATTTATAGCTTTAGAAGATTTTGAAAAGGGTGATTTCATCTCTATGGATAAACAAATTTTAAGAAATTTTGGTAAACAAGAGAATTGGAAAGAAAAAGCAAAAACATTAAAAGCTGGAGAGAAACTAGAAGTTAATGTTCCACAAGAGATTAAAGATAAAATTTTGAGTGGATACAATACAATTTTAGAAAGATTAAGCAAATAA
- the purS gene encoding phosphoribosylformylglycinamidine synthase subunit PurS, protein MKAIVNVGLKKGVLDDQGKAINHALGTLGFKDLISDVRVGKQIIIELNSTDKEKAKEEVTKMCEKLLANTVIEDYTIEIVG, encoded by the coding sequence ATGAAAGCAATTGTAAATGTAGGATTAAAAAAAGGTGTTTTAGATGACCAAGGAAAAGCAATAAATCATGCTTTAGGAACTTTGGGATTTAAAGATTTAATCTCTGATGTTAGAGTTGGAAAACAAATAATTATTGAGTTAAATTCAACAGATAAAGAGAAAGCAAAAGAAGAAGTTACAAAAATGTGTGAAAAACTTCTTGCTAATACAGTAATTGAAGATTATACTATAGAAATAGTAGGTTAA
- the purQ gene encoding phosphoribosylformylglycinamidine synthase subunit PurQ, which translates to MKVAVLQFPGTNCEFDAKYAFTKLGCEVFVVWHKENKLPENTDLVVVPGGFSYGDYLRSGAIARFANIMEDVKNFAQNGGKVIGICNGFQILLEAGLLPGAMKRNDTLHFISKYHHLKVLDNNNEFLKLLNVGDVVNIPVAHHDGNYYIDEIGLKELEANNQILLKYCTKDGELANMNGSVSNIAGICNKERNVFGLMPHPERAIEEILGSTDGINMLKGFLK; encoded by the coding sequence ATGAAAGTAGCAGTTCTACAATTTCCAGGAACAAACTGTGAGTTTGATGCAAAATATGCATTTACTAAATTAGGTTGTGAAGTTTTTGTTGTTTGGCATAAAGAGAATAAACTTCCAGAAAATACAGATTTAGTAGTTGTTCCAGGTGGATTTTCTTATGGAGATTATCTAAGAAGTGGAGCAATTGCAAGATTTGCAAATATTATGGAAGATGTTAAAAATTTTGCTCAAAATGGTGGAAAAGTTATAGGAATTTGTAATGGTTTTCAAATTTTACTTGAGGCAGGACTTTTACCTGGAGCTATGAAAAGAAATGATACTTTACACTTTATTTCAAAATATCATCATCTAAAAGTTCTAGATAACAATAATGAATTTTTAAAACTTTTAAATGTTGGTGATGTAGTAAATATTCCAGTTGCCCATCATGATGGAAACTATTATATTGATGAAATTGGATTAAAAGAGCTTGAAGCTAATAATCAAATACTTTTAAAATATTGTACAAAAGATGGTGAATTAGCAAATATGAATGGTAGTGTTTCAAATATTGCTGGAATTTGTAATAAAGAGAGAAATGTATTTGGGTTAATGCCTCATCCTGAACGAGCAATTGAAGAGATTTTAGGTTCAACAGATGGAATTAATATGTTGAAAGGGTTTTTAAAATAG
- a CDS encoding lysophospholipid acyltransferase family protein encodes MRKIRGIIVFIQFSITVAIVVLFMYLFRNHTHKVIKIWMKVQMFFLGIKLETEGKLDESCDLILINHQSMLDIIVMEHIHNRHIAWVAKKEITDLFFFGHIIKAPRMISVDRENKAGLIKLLADVKNRLDLGRPIAMFPEGTRSDGTYMGEFKVGAKMVGNKFNLKVQPVVMFNTRNIVNSQKVEASPGIVKVVYLEPVQASKDTSWYEDTEKNMREVFEKEYKNYVS; translated from the coding sequence TTGAGAAAAATTAGAGGAATCATAGTATTTATTCAATTTTCTATAACAGTTGCAATTGTTGTATTATTTATGTATTTATTTAGAAATCATACACATAAAGTTATAAAAATTTGGATGAAAGTTCAAATGTTTTTTCTTGGAATAAAACTTGAGACAGAAGGAAAGCTAGATGAAAGTTGTGATTTAATCTTAATAAATCATCAATCTATGCTAGATATTATTGTAATGGAACATATTCATAATAGGCATATTGCTTGGGTTGCAAAAAAAGAGATAACAGATCTATTTTTCTTTGGACACATTATAAAAGCACCACGAATGATAAGTGTTGATAGAGAGAATAAAGCAGGGCTTATTAAACTTTTAGCTGATGTAAAGAATAGATTAGATTTAGGTCGTCCAATTGCAATGTTTCCAGAAGGAACAAGAAGTGATGGAACTTATATGGGAGAGTTCAAAGTTGGAGCTAAAATGGTTGGGAATAAGTTTAATTTAAAAGTTCAACCAGTTGTTATGTTTAATACTAGAAATATAGTAAATTCTCAAAAAGTAGAAGCCTCTCCAGGTATTGTAAAAGTTGTATATTTAGAGCCAGTACAAGCTAGTAAAGATACATCTTGGTATGAAGATACAGAAAAAAACATGAGAGAAGTTTTCGAAAAAGAGTATAAAAATTATGTTTCCTAA
- the crcB gene encoding fluoride efflux transporter CrcB: protein MFPNYQAVLAVGIGGAIGSVLRYFTVFFQQKYYPVDFPLGILIVNIIGSFFIGFLYIYFSSYIISDNIRFLLITGFLGGLTTFSTFAIDSYLLFGTSLNLAVLNIVSNLFGSLFAVGIGVKIAQIIFK, encoded by the coding sequence ATGTTTCCTAATTATCAAGCTGTTTTAGCAGTTGGAATTGGTGGAGCAATAGGTTCAGTTTTACGGTATTTTACAGTTTTTTTTCAACAAAAATATTATCCAGTAGATTTTCCTCTGGGAATACTTATTGTAAATATTATAGGTTCGTTTTTTATTGGATTTTTATATATCTATTTTTCATCTTATATTATTTCTGATAATATAAGATTTCTTTTAATAACTGGATTTTTAGGAGGTTTAACAACCTTTTCTACTTTCGCTATAGATAGTTATTTACTATTTGGAACATCTTTAAATCTTGCAGTGTTAAATATAGTATCAAACCTCTTTGGCTCACTTTTTGCTGTTGGTATAGGTGTAAAAATAGCTCAAATAATTTTCAAATAG
- a CDS encoding twin-arginine translocase TatA/TatE family subunit — MHMPSGMQLLIIVLIVLILFGGKKIPELAKGLGSGIKNFKKAVKEDEEEVATASKIEENEKKADTKVNETKQS; from the coding sequence ATGCATATGCCAAGTGGAATGCAATTATTAATAATTGTTTTAATCGTATTAATTTTATTTGGTGGTAAAAAAATACCAGAATTAGCTAAAGGTTTAGGAAGTGGTATTAAAAACTTTAAAAAAGCAGTGAAAGAAGATGAAGAAGAGGTTGCAACTGCTTCAAAAATAGAAGAGAATGAAAAAAAAGCTGATACAAAAGTAAATGAAACGAAACAATCATAG
- the tatA gene encoding twin-arginine translocase TatA/TatE family subunit — translation MSMPSGMELLIIVLIVLILFGGKKIPELAKGLGSGIRNFKKAIKEDEEEIVTKKSEEEKSKNIEQNQETKNS, via the coding sequence ATGAGTATGCCAAGCGGAATGGAACTATTAATAATAGTTCTAATTGTGTTAATTTTATTTGGTGGTAAGAAGATTCCAGAGTTAGCTAAAGGTTTAGGAAGTGGAATTAGAAACTTCAAAAAAGCTATAAAAGAAGATGAAGAAGAGATTGTTACTAAAAAATCTGAAGAAGAAAAATCTAAGAATATAGAACAAAATCAAGAAACAAAAAATTCGTAA
- the argS gene encoding arginine--tRNA ligase: protein MQNIIKEYIEKILEKEIVLEKPKDISLGHFATPVAFSLAKEFKISPIILAQELVLKLQNEELFEKIEAVKGFINFTLSKKFIEKLTNEALDKKDNFAKGSSKSEKILLEYVSANPTGPLHIGHARGAVFGDTLYKVGIYLGYPITTEYYINDAGAQMQLLGISVSLAARDFLFKEEVEYPESYYRGEYLVEIAQEIIDKYGKEIIYDESRFEEMAIFAKDIVMQIIIKDLGDLGISFENFVSEKSLYSSWNSTKEVLEKNGSLYAKEDKIYLKSTQFGDDSDRVVVRDNGIPTYLAGDIIYHKNKFDRDFDKYINIWGADHHGYITRVKAAIEFLGNDSSKLEVILSQMVQLLKGGQPYKMSKRAGNVILMSDITAEIGSDALRFIFLTKKSDTHLEFDIDMLKNQDSSNPIFYINYAHARINQLFVKSNLNIDDILNESFENINIEAFNLAYESLLLKSVLEDSFAKRDMQKITEYLYNLASSVHKFYNEHKIIGSSEEKTYLKVLSMAKLSLKVGLKLLGIEAKEIM, encoded by the coding sequence TTGCAAAATATTATTAAAGAGTATATAGAAAAGATACTAGAAAAAGAGATAGTTCTTGAAAAACCAAAAGATATTAGTTTAGGACATTTTGCAACACCTGTTGCATTTTCATTAGCAAAAGAATTTAAAATATCTCCAATTATTTTAGCTCAAGAGTTAGTTTTAAAACTACAAAATGAAGAGCTATTTGAAAAAATTGAAGCTGTAAAAGGTTTTATAAATTTTACACTATCTAAAAAATTTATAGAAAAACTTACAAATGAAGCATTAGACAAAAAAGATAATTTTGCTAAAGGTAGTTCTAAAAGTGAAAAAATTCTTTTAGAGTATGTTAGTGCAAATCCAACAGGACCACTTCACATAGGACATGCAAGAGGTGCGGTATTTGGAGATACTTTATATAAAGTTGGAATATATCTAGGTTATCCTATAACAACAGAATACTATATAAATGATGCTGGTGCTCAAATGCAACTTTTAGGAATTAGTGTTAGTTTAGCTGCTAGAGATTTTTTATTTAAAGAAGAAGTAGAGTATCCTGAAAGTTATTATAGAGGAGAATATCTAGTAGAAATTGCTCAAGAGATTATAGATAAATATGGAAAAGAGATTATCTATGATGAGAGTAGATTTGAAGAGATGGCAATTTTTGCAAAAGATATAGTTATGCAAATTATTATAAAAGATTTGGGTGATTTAGGGATAAGTTTTGAAAATTTTGTATCTGAGAAATCTTTATATAGTTCATGGAATAGTACAAAAGAGGTTTTAGAGAAAAATGGTTCACTTTATGCAAAAGAGGATAAAATTTATTTAAAATCTACACAATTTGGAGATGATAGTGATAGGGTTGTTGTACGGGATAATGGTATTCCAACATATCTTGCTGGAGATATAATTTATCATAAAAATAAATTTGATAGAGATTTTGATAAATATATAAATATTTGGGGAGCTGATCATCATGGATATATTACAAGAGTTAAAGCAGCTATTGAATTTTTAGGAAATGATTCATCAAAACTTGAAGTTATTTTATCTCAAATGGTACAACTTTTAAAAGGTGGACAACCATATAAGATGAGTAAAAGGGCTGGAAATGTAATACTTATGTCTGATATTACAGCTGAAATAGGAAGTGATGCTTTAAGATTTATATTTTTAACTAAAAAAAGTGATACTCATTTAGAGTTTGATATTGATATGTTAAAAAATCAAGACTCATCAAATCCAATTTTTTATATAAATTATGCACATGCTAGAATAAATCAACTTTTTGTAAAATCAAATTTAAATATAGATGATATTTTAAATGAGAGTTTTGAAAATATAAATATTGAAGCTTTTAACTTAGCATATGAATCTTTATTATTAAAGTCAGTTTTGGAAGATTCATTTGCAAAAAGAGATATGCAAAAAATTACTGAGTATTTATACAATTTAGCTTCAAGTGTACATAAATTTTATAATGAGCATAAAATTATAGGAAGTAGTGAAGAAAAAACTTACTTAAAAGTTTTAAGTATGGCTAAACTAAGTTTAAAAGTAGGGCTTAAACTTCTTGGAATTGAAGCAAAAGAGATTATGTAA
- a CDS encoding NAD-dependent epimerase/dehydratase family protein has protein sequence MSENKVAFIAGASGVIGKNICKLLVKDGWKVYGTTRSKNKIESLNKLGIEPIIVDVYDEKKIEEIIVSIKPKIVFHQLTDLPLGLDPDKMEKALESNARLREIGTKNLVNASKKAGIEKMIAQSIAFVYEPSALPHTEDSALLNFSDPVYGTTSKAVASLEEQVLNAPFIGIILRNGLLYGNETGFDKPVDYVPPVHIEAAAYAAFLAINCDKNSIYNIANDDERLSTIKAKNELKWSPDLRLN, from the coding sequence ATGAGTGAAAATAAAGTAGCATTTATTGCTGGTGCTTCTGGAGTAATAGGAAAAAATATATGTAAACTTTTAGTTAAAGATGGTTGGAAAGTTTATGGAACTACAAGAAGTAAAAATAAAATAGAATCTTTAAATAAACTTGGTATAGAACCTATAATAGTTGATGTATATGATGAAAAAAAGATTGAAGAGATTATAGTTTCAATCAAACCAAAGATTGTATTTCACCAATTAACAGACCTTCCTCTTGGATTAGATCCAGATAAAATGGAAAAAGCTTTAGAAAGTAATGCTAGATTAAGAGAAATTGGGACAAAGAATTTAGTAAATGCATCAAAAAAGGCTGGAATAGAAAAAATGATTGCTCAAAGTATAGCTTTTGTTTATGAACCATCAGCTTTACCTCATACAGAAGATTCTGCATTATTAAATTTTTCAGATCCAGTTTATGGAACTACATCAAAAGCTGTTGCAAGTTTAGAAGAACAAGTATTAAATGCACCTTTTATTGGAATTATACTTAGAAATGGTCTTTTATATGGTAATGAAACTGGTTTTGATAAACCAGTCGATTATGTTCCACCTGTACATATAGAAGCTGCTGCTTATGCAGCATTTTTAGCCATTAATTGTGATAAAAACAGTATTTATAATATTGCTAATGATGATGAAAGACTCTCAACAATAAAAGCGAAAAATGAGCTTAAATGGAGTCCTGACTTAAGATTAAATTAG
- the rsfS gene encoding ribosome silencing factor, with amino-acid sequence MNNRIENIKAILEDKKATDIEVFDLTSKDYLVDYVVIATTLNPKHGNALLDHLKIDLKPKGEEFLRVDEDDNWTVIDLGDIFIHLMSEKYREKYNLEEFLESFIKPKN; translated from the coding sequence TTGAACAATAGAATAGAAAATATAAAAGCAATTTTAGAAGATAAAAAAGCTACAGATATAGAAGTTTTTGATTTAACTTCTAAAGATTATTTAGTTGATTATGTTGTAATTGCTACAACTTTAAATCCAAAACATGGTAATGCACTACTAGATCATTTAAAAATTGATTTAAAACCAAAAGGTGAAGAATTTTTAAGAGTTGATGAAGATGATAACTGGACTGTTATTGATTTAGGTGATATTTTTATTCATTTAATGAGTGAGAAATATAGAGAAAAATATAATCTTGAAGAGTTTTTAGAGAGTTTTATAAAACCTAAAAATTAA
- the gap gene encoding type I glyceraldehyde-3-phosphate dehydrogenase, with product MAIKVAINGFGRIGRCVARIIATRDDVELVAINDTAKPDMLEYITKYDTVHGTFDGEVKVENGYLRMGKINAKLYSTRDASELTFTKDCGAEIVLECTGAYLTKESCQIHIDNGAKKVVMSAPAKDDTKTYVIGVNEATYSGEKIVSNASCTTNCLGPIAKIIDDAFGIEKGLMTTIHSYTNDQNILDVKHKSDKRRARAGASNMIPTSTGAAKAMKLIMPQLDGKLHGQSVRVPTPNVSMVDVNFLIKKDTTKEEINALFTQKSKELAGVVSVDNDMLVSSDIIGNTNSTIIASDLTQVIGGNMIKVMSWYDNEWGYSARLVDLAVYVANK from the coding sequence ATGGCTATTAAAGTTGCAATAAATGGATTTGGAAGGATAGGAAGATGTGTAGCTAGAATTATTGCTACTAGAGATGATGTTGAGTTAGTTGCAATCAACGATACTGCAAAACCAGATATGCTTGAATATATTACAAAATATGATACTGTTCATGGAACTTTTGATGGTGAGGTTAAAGTTGAAAATGGTTATTTGAGAATGGGGAAAATTAATGCAAAACTATATTCAACTAGAGATGCAAGTGAATTAACATTTACTAAAGATTGTGGAGCAGAGATTGTTTTAGAGTGTACAGGTGCATATTTAACTAAAGAGTCTTGTCAAATTCATATAGATAATGGTGCTAAAAAAGTTGTAATGTCAGCTCCAGCAAAAGATGATACAAAAACTTATGTAATTGGTGTAAATGAAGCTACTTATTCGGGAGAAAAAATTGTTTCAAATGCTTCTTGTACTACAAATTGTCTTGGACCAATAGCAAAAATTATTGATGATGCTTTTGGAATTGAAAAGGGTTTAATGACAACTATTCACTCATATACAAATGACCAAAATATCTTAGATGTAAAACATAAATCAGATAAAAGAAGAGCAAGAGCAGGGGCTTCTAATATGATACCTACAAGTACAGGAGCAGCAAAAGCTATGAAGCTAATTATGCCTCAACTTGATGGAAAACTTCATGGACAAAGTGTAAGAGTTCCAACTCCAAATGTTTCTATGGTAGATGTAAACTTTTTAATTAAAAAAGATACAACAAAAGAGGAGATAAATGCACTATTTACTCAAAAATCAAAAGAGTTAGCTGGAGTTGTAAGTGTTGATAATGATATGTTAGTATCTAGTGATATTATTGGAAATACAAACTCTACAATTATTGCTAGTGATTTAACACAAGTAATTGGTGGAAATATGATAAAAGTTATGAGCTGGTATGACAATGAGTGGGGATACTCTGCAAGACTAGTTGATTTAGCTGTTTATGTAGCAAATAAATAA